The proteins below are encoded in one region of Sebastes fasciatus isolate fSebFas1 chromosome 16, fSebFas1.pri, whole genome shotgun sequence:
- the ubl3a gene encoding ubiquitin-like protein 3a encodes MTGSSSTPADMINLRLILVSGKTKEFLFSPNDSAADIAKHVYDNWPMDWEEEQVSSPNILRLIYQGRFLHGNVTLGALKLPLGKTTVMHLVARETLPEPNSQGQRNREKTGESNCCVIL; translated from the exons ATGacgggcagcagcagcaccccAGCGGACATG ATAAACCTGCGGCTTATTTTAGTCAGCGGGAAGACGAAAGAATTCCTCTTCTCGCCCAATGACTCGGCAGCGGACATCGCCAAACACGTCTACGACAACTGGCCGATGG actgGGAGGAAGAGCAGGTCAGCAGTCCTAACATCCTGAGGCTGATCTACCAGGGCCGGTTTCTACACGGCAACGTAACACTAGGAG CTCTCAAACTGCCCTTGGGGAAGACCACAGTGATGCATTTAGTTGCCAGAGAGACTTTGCCTGAGCCAAATTCCCAAG gtCAGAGGAATAGAGAGAAGACCGGGGAGAGTAACTGCTGTGTCATTCTGTAA